From one Odontesthes bonariensis isolate fOdoBon6 chromosome 14, fOdoBon6.hap1, whole genome shotgun sequence genomic stretch:
- the trdc gene encoding uncharacterized protein trdc: MVMNVRGGPTNISTTTAVMSTVTKSYYFAGFSNKTIHSCEMRGASTSNEADDLCEGIYPEKARLNFYLLLMNSVRVVFTKCLAFNTILTIRVMLF, encoded by the exons ATGGTTATGAACGTGAGGGGAGGTCCGACCAACATCAGCACCACCACGGCCGTCATGTCCACAGTGACCAAGTCCTACTACTTCGCCGGGTTCAGCAACAAGACCATCCACTCCTGCGAGATGAGGGGGGCGTCCACCAGCAATGAAGCCG ATGATCTCTGCGAGGGCATTTATCCAG AAAAGGCCCGGCTGAACTTCTACCTGCTGCTGATGAACTCTGTCCGAGTGGTGTTCACCAAATGTTTGGCCTTCAACACCATCCTGACCATCAGAGTGATGCTCTTCTGA